In Candidatus Defluviibacterium haderslevense, the following are encoded in one genomic region:
- a CDS encoding Gfo/Idh/MocA family oxidoreductase has translation MNKIKLGLVGLGHLGKIHLKCILQIPEIILVGCFDVNQESAQSICKEFGVVHYESIDQLIQDAEAIDIVTPTTTHYDIASMAIRAGKHCFIEKPVTQTLQEALDLQNLLSIYPVKVQIGHVERYNPSFLAIKPFIKYPKFIEAHRLSTFNPRGTDVSVVHDLMIHDLDIISLMAQSPAREIRASGVSIVSQKADICNARIEFESGLVCNVTASRISMKAMRKIRIFQEDAYISMDLLSKEAEVISLLDEYQENTLELDTYKGKKYIQLFQAEITPVNAILEEIKSFAKSIVIDSETEVNLQDGIRALSLVDAILSQIESSNV, from the coding sequence TTGAATAAAATAAAATTAGGACTTGTTGGGTTGGGGCATTTAGGAAAGATACATTTAAAATGTATCCTCCAAATTCCTGAAATTATTTTGGTAGGGTGTTTTGACGTAAATCAGGAATCTGCCCAATCGATTTGTAAGGAATTTGGAGTGGTTCATTATGAATCCATCGACCAACTTATTCAGGATGCTGAAGCTATTGATATAGTGACGCCAACGACAACGCATTATGACATTGCTTCTATGGCGATTCGGGCAGGCAAACATTGTTTTATTGAAAAACCTGTAACTCAGACCTTGCAAGAGGCTTTGGATTTGCAGAATTTATTAAGTATTTATCCTGTTAAGGTTCAAATAGGTCATGTAGAGCGGTATAATCCCAGTTTTCTTGCCATAAAACCTTTTATTAAATATCCAAAATTTATTGAAGCGCATCGGTTATCCACCTTTAATCCAAGAGGTACAGATGTATCTGTAGTACACGATTTAATGATTCATGATTTGGATATCATAAGCCTTATGGCACAGTCACCGGCTCGTGAAATCAGGGCCAGCGGTGTAAGTATAGTGAGTCAAAAAGCAGATATCTGCAATGCTAGAATTGAATTCGAAAGTGGTTTGGTCTGTAATGTTACGGCCAGCAGGATTTCCATGAAAGCCATGCGGAAAATTAGAATTTTTCAAGAGGATGCATATATCAGTATGGATTTATTGAGTAAAGAAGCTGAAGTCATTTCATTATTGGATGAGTATCAGGAAAATACCTTAGAATTAGATACCTATAAAGGCAAAAAATACATCCAATTGTTTCAAGCAGAAATCACACCTGTTAATGCAATTTTGGAAGAGATAAAATCTTTTGCAAAAAGTATCGTTATAGATTCAGAAACGGAAGTCAATTTACAAGATGGTATTCGGGCATTAAGTCTGGTGGATGCCATTTTGAGCCAAATCGAAAGCAGTAATGTTTAA